In Pelmatolapia mariae isolate MD_Pm_ZW linkage group LG2, Pm_UMD_F_2, whole genome shotgun sequence, one DNA window encodes the following:
- the smtnl1 gene encoding smoothelin-like 1: MDGESPKQDASCSTESTNHTDTNNNSNQAGEPEVVENKDLGEGAEGQRVMETEDKAEEDTVSEEAEKETSGDTKKPQSVSQSGEGDTEAAAQAKEKASTGAEVKDSERGGNGKEEEAEETEKGGQVAEIQSGETGKDEEDMKDKEKEKKEEGKDVKEQEAEKKKQVTEVDAEPKDKGKTKEAEKQAKPKRKSGPPSSSLSRPRPSARSIRASAKNDIIAKFQKGAPETPIPRNFKIQKSSAAVATGASIKQKILQWCRNKTRNYEGINIENFSSSWCNGMAFCALIHRFFPDAFDYSSLKPEEREKNFTLAFKTAESLADCCPLLEVSDMLMMGNNPDPMCVFTYVQSLCHSLSKIEKERKDKEKEEKEKAGNEEEEKEKGDDAAGEVLPEKDEEESAENETMSSQEDKPVDGTEMEGTNEEGSPSKSCEVEEGQSSSVEAES, encoded by the exons ATGGATGGAGAATCACCCAAACAGGACGCATCCTGTTCCACAGAATCAACCAATCACACTGACACCAATAACAACAGCAACCAG gCCGGTGAGCCAGAGGTGGTGGAGAATAAAGACTTGGGGGAAGGAGCAGAAGGTCAGAGGGTAATGGAGACTGAGGATAAGGCTGAGGAAGATACTGTATCAGAAGAGGCAGAAAAGGAGACGTCAGGAGACACAAAGAAACCTCAGAGTGTGTCACAGTCTGGTGAAGGTGATACTGAAGCAGCTGCACAAGCTAAGGAGAAAGCATCTACTGGTGCTGAGGTGAAGGATTCTGAACGTGGAGGAAACGGTAAAGAGGAGGAGGCAGAAGAAACCGAGAAAGGAGGGCAAGTGGCAGAGATCCAGAGTGGTGAGACTGGAAAAGACGAAGAGGACATGAAGGAcaaggagaaagagaaaaaggaagaagGTAAAGATGTGAAAGAACAAGaggcagagaagaaaaaacaagtgaCGGAGGTAGATGCAGAGCCAAAGGACAAAGGAAAGACAAAGGAAGCAGAAAAGCAGGCAAAGCCCAAAAGAAAGAGTGGTcccccctcctcttctctctctcgaCCAAGACCCTCTGCACGCTCCATAAGAGCGTCTGCTAAAAACGACATCATCGCCAAGTTCCAGAAGGGCGCACCAGA GACACCAATACCTCGCAACTTCAAGATTCAGAAGTCATCTGCTGCTGTGGCTACAGGAGCTTCAATCAAACAGAAGATACTTCAGTGGTGTCGCAACAAGACTCGGAACTACGAG GGCATCAACATAGAAAACTTCTCGTCATCCTGGTGCAATGGGATGGCATTCTGCGCTCTGATTCATCGTTTCTTTCCAGACGCTTTTGACTACAGCTCACTGAAGCcagaggagagggagaaaaactTCACTCTGGCCTTCAAAACTGCAGA GTCCTTGGCTgactgctgccctctgctggaagTGAGTGACATGCTCATGATGGGTAACAACCCAGACCCAATGTGCGTGTTCACATATGTCCAGTCCCTGTGCCACAGCCTCTCCAAAatagagaaagagaggaaggacaaagagaaggaggagaaagagaaggCCGGTAACGAGGaagaagagaaggagaaaggagacGATGCAGCAGGAGAGGTGTTGCCAGAGAAAGATGAGGAAGAGTCTGCTGAGAACGAGACGATGAGCAGTCAGGAGGATAAACCAGTAGACGGTACAGAAATGGAGGGCACTAATGAGGAGGGGAGTCCATCTAAGAGCTGTGAGGTGGAGGAAGGTCAGAGTTCATCAGTCGAGGCAGAGTCTTAG
- the LOC134636648 gene encoding zinc finger and SCAN domain-containing protein 2-like has protein sequence MSTNMPPVSLNLESQLLSIMDVLVKAAVTEISQLFSESSASLRLHLTQSLKENENLRTRMKVMRSELFSLRLQTRTNRPASRFSPIRGNITKPRAKPQVLIKSQVAQKAGGEAASIVLQSEKKTTSSAAQVQCADVESPDVILIKDEDDVGGCGPDVGDQGDFRNHSLQGGVATGAQNLEPAGSSCSTGDNEELRIVCVHGRGEGPLQDESDTLFSASELQAFSSLSDHNVSHDNLLNFTTGASDRAPMRVTQDNSAGLVRNNQLERNNSTQMAPTASNPGLKSPLVVTEGQVGHPSHMSQFPQQQNVFPHTANKWLECNFCGEHFHSREDLIVHRASHTGESPVPCSLCGKSFVNKTTLSIHMRIHTGEKPYACAQCGKRFTQNGSLKIHLRTHSGEKPYTCSQCTASFNNPSNLRRHMITHTNGAL, from the exons ATGTCCACAAACATGCCACCGGTTAGCCTGAATCTGGAGTCACAGCTTTTGTCCATTATGGACGTGCTGGTGAAAGCGGCGGTGACAGAAATCAGCCAGCTGTTCTCGGAGAGCTCGGCGTCTCTCCGTCTGCATTTAACCCAGAGCTTGAAGGAAAACGAAAACCTGAGGACGAGGATGAAGGTTATGAGGAGTGAGCTCTTCTCTCTCAGGCTACAAACCAGAACTAATCGACCAGCGAGCCGCTTTTCTCCCATCAGAGGAAACATAACCAAACCACGAGCTAAGCCACAAG TTCTCATCAAATCACAAGTGGCTCAAAAGGCGGGTGGGGAAGCTGCTTCTATCGTCCTGCAGTCGGAGAAAAAGACCACCTCCTCTGCAGCTCAAGTGCAG TGTGCAGATGTGGAGAGTCCAGATGTCATTCTAATCAAAGATGAGGATGATGTGGGTGGATGTGGGCCAGATGTTGGTG ATCAGGGTGACTTTAGAAACCACAGTCTGCAGGGCGGTGTTGCAACAGGAGCTCAGAATTTGGAGCCAGCTGGTTCCTCTTGCTCGACAGGTGATAATGAGGAGCTGAGAATCGTGTGCGTTCACGGCCGAGGCGAAGGGCCTCTACAGGATGAAAGTGACACCCTCTTCTCTGCGTCTGAGCTTCAGGCTTTTAGCTCTCTGTCCGACCACAACGTCAGCCACGACAACCTCCTGAATTTCACCACCGGCGCAAGTGACAGAGCTCCAATGAGAGTCACACAGGATAACAGTGCCGGACTGGTGAGAAACAACCAACTTGAAAGAAATAATTCCACACAAATGGCTCCGACAGCATCGAACCCTGGATTGAAATCACCACTAGTAGTAACTGAGGGTCAAGTGGGGCACCCCAGCCACATGAGCCAGTTCCCACAGCAGCAGAACGTCTTCCCTCACACCGCCAACAAATGGCTGGAGTGCAACTTCTGTGGCGAGCACTTCCACAGCCGCGAAGACCTCATCGTACATCGCGCGAGTCACACCGGGGAGTCTCCGGTCCCTTGCTCACTGTGCGGCAAGTCGTTTGTCAACAAGACCACACTTAGCATCCACATGCGCATTCACACGGGCGAGAAGCCGTACGCATGTGCGCAGTGTGGAAAACGCTTCACGCAGAACGGCAGTCTGAAGATCCACCTGCGGACACACTCTGGAGAGAAGCCGTACACCTGCAGTCAGTGCACAGCCAGTTTCAACAACCCCAGCAACCTTCGCAGACACATGATCACACACACCAACGGGGCGCTCTGA